Part of the Fusarium pseudograminearum CS3096 chromosome 3, whole genome shotgun sequence genome, CCCTCCGTCGGCGCAGGTGCTGTTGCGGTTGCTGAAACTGACGCTGGTATAGAGgccggtgctggtgctggtgctggtgctggcgcaggcgctggcgctggcgcagGTCCCCGGCTCACGAGAACCGCTTCTCGTTCCAGAGAACGTGGTGGGGGAAGGCTAGGCAATGCTGATCGAGTCTCTACTCGCTCGCCTACTTCCATTGGAACCGAGTGGTGAGTTGCGCCGTTTGTCAGATAtggacttgttcttgtgGGCGCTGTCCAATTCTCCCGTGTTCCGGCTTGAATTGGTAGGTTTGGTGAAATCTGTCTAGGTGACTCTCGGTCGGGGCTGTAACATAGACGTGGTACCTGACGAGCTCTCTCGCTCTCCATCTCTCGCTCTATCGAtaacctcctcctcttgctaGAATTAGGTGAGTGAACATATTGAGGTGATGCCGCAGCTAATGGTGCAGTACCCAATGCTGTCACCAATGGCTTTGTGTTGAGGTCATGTGGTGGTTGTGTTTGGAGTTGTAGTTCAGGGAAAGCCTGGAACATATCAGCTTGAGAACATTGCAGGGATTGATCATGAAATCAGCGAGTCCTACCTGTCGAATCGAAGGAAGAGCAACTTTGTCGTTCTCGGTCCTCGGTCTGAGCGAATAGTCGGGACATCGGTTGGTCTCCCAAGGGCGCGGCATACCGAAGGACGAGGggtgaggagaaggagaagcggTAGCAATCATGGACATCTTGGGAAGATGGGAAGCTGGCTGTTGTAGTTTCGTATCAGACTGTTTCGACAGCGAACGACTACCTTCCATAACAAGAcggcgacaagacaaagaagaaaccGTGCCGCGGTCAAGCTGGCCTGCCGTCTAGTGTTGGTGAACAACTCGTTTCCCTATTACAAGGTGCACAGATTATACTTCTGGTTCTATACCAGAGCGCAACCAAAGCGTGATGAGCCCGTGGTCTAGTAGCAGCAAGTGTTAAGGTGAAGAACAGTTGCAAAAGAGAACGCTATTGTGCAAAGAGTGAAGTTTTGTAAACTGATCCGACGTAGGGCCAACACTTGTCGTATTACCAAATATAGCGATGGAGAATAGAAGGTGGAGGGTCCGGGGTCATCTACCGTAGGTGGGAAGCCCAAGCCTTTTGTATATCAGAGTACAATGGCggcttgatggccttgacagtTCCCAAATCTCATGGAGTGGGGTGCACTTAATCGTAGGGCAACGCAGACGAGGTAACCAGTATAGGAAATGCCAGAAGACATAGACAGGGTCATGAACATCTGAGCGGAGAATTTCAAAGTGGCCGGGGCTCAACTGGAGATGTCGTGGTATTAGTGAAACCAACTTATCCAAGCCACACACGACGTCGTGGGAACAAAGCGTTGTGGACTGGGATGTGCGGTTCTTTAATAAAGCCAGCATATGGCATCTATAGCGTATATTACTATGCAGACAGAGAGGTCTTCGCCTCGAGGCGTGGAGAGAACAACTTGACGGGCAGGCAATCTAAACCTGAAGGGTTCAGGCATGCGAGTTTTGGTAGGGTACGGTACACAGGGCGATCTAGAGGCTAGGGGAATGAGGACGGGGCAAtatgaagaaacaaatggCCTAGGTTCGGAGAACATAGCGTTGTATCGCCAGAACAAGAGGAACTTCACCAATCCCAAAACGCTCATGAACAGCTTTGACAAGCTTGTGGTGGTTGCCAGGATATGCCCGCTTTCTGGATCAGGGGTGGCAGTCGACATGGAGCAGGGGCTCAACAAGCGACCAAGCTGGCGGCCGTGGCTGTAGTTCTCAATTTGGTAAACCAGTTGGAGAATCAGAGGGCAAAGGTGACCAGGTTTGGCTCAATAGTGGCTGACACACCATGGTGTGCACAACCATGctggcagccttcttgatgtgGCGTGTGGAGTGTAAATCGTCGCCGCTTGCACGCCCAGCTGCATGTCCCTTTTATGTACGTATGCATGTTGTGTATATATGGACTAAATAGTCAAAGCGGTTGAGAACGTGCGATAAATTGGACTGTCCTACACGAAGACCAGACCGGATTTGAGGTGCCATTGCATATGCAACTTGAACTTGCACATGCATACCGGAACGGAAATGGGCATATGAGCGTGCTGTCATTATACTGACCtgatgagacgagacaggacaggactGGATCAGAACTCGGGACATAAATTTATCCCCAAGTCGATACGATCTGCAGTTTCTTCAACGTTGGCAAGCCTCTGAGGCTTGGCGCTAGATTGCCGACCTGATTTTCGTCGCAGACGTTGGAAAAGTCTGAGGCCACTAACACAGCCATTCACCACCGCTGATGAGAGCATCACGAGATTAGGACGCCGCTCTGACCCATGCCGATGAGCTTCGGGCTTGTGGTGCCATTAAAGTTCAAGTACGACGGGTCGCTCGACACTGGCTGATAGGTGCCATCCAACTCCTTTTTGGCTTTGCCTCTGGCCGGTAGAGACCAGCCCAACCTCGATTTGACGGGCTGTCACGTCCACAGTTTCTGTGGCTAGGAGTAGCGCTAGGCGGCTACGATACCCGCCACTGACAGTGGCATCTGCAGCTTGCAGGTAGACCATGATTCAGGATTGCGCCGCCATGGAGCAAGTAATTATACGTCAGCACCACGCTGTGGAGATTTCAAATTTGTACTGTAAGCGTCACTATCTCCAACCGCAAGGGGGCTGTTGGGGCtgcaagctcgacaagagTTTGAGTACGGGTACCATACAGTTAGTAGATTTGGTTGCAACCGTCGTGCAGCGATAGTTGGCATGGCCTGCCCCGTCCATCCATGCTTTGAAGCTTGACCGAAAGATCCCAT contains:
- the PTH12 gene encoding PTH12, with the protein product MSMIATASPSPHPSSFGMPRPWETNRCPDYSLRPRTENDKVALPSIRQAFPELQLQTQPPHDLNTKPLVTALGTAPLAAASPQYVHSPNSSKRRRLSIEREMESERARQVPRLCYSPDRESPRQISPNLPIQAGTRENWTAPTRTSPYLTNGATHHSVPMEVGERVETRSALPSLPPPRSLEREAVLVSRGPAPAPAPAPAPAPAPAPASIPASVSATATAPAPTEGYRSSHQPMSHSRTPIPESGVSPYRESSYGYPYHHPTRYQSLSAGSAHSFDRTPFTPGAYNAPYQDFVRFGEMGPASLSGDNKQRKRRGNLPKETTDKLRAWFVAHLQHPYPTEDEKQDLMRQTGLQMNQISNWFINARRRQLPTMINNARAETDAMSSARGGDMKVLATTERGDFDHGKRELVGPLSDGEGATYDEELEALGQRRPGTMGRGSV